The nucleotide window CGGCGGGACTGCACGCCGCCTTCATGGCGTGGGGGCCGATCGAGGACGTGGGATTCCTTGCGCGCAACAGCGTGACGCGCGAGGCGCTGCAGGCGCGCATCGGCGGCGCGTCGATCACCTCCGGCGAGGCGATGGCGGCGCTCGAACGCGCGCTTGCGAACGGCGTGACCGGCGAGGCCGTGGTGCGTCTGGACTGGGCGGCGATCTCGCGCGGCATGCCCGCTGCGCAGGCACGCCGCTACATGGCGCTACGAGGCGGCGGCGCGGCCGAGACGGCGAACGAGGATGGCGCGCTGCTGGAACAACTCCGCGTGTTGCCGAAGGCCGAAGCGGTCGCGCTGGTCGAGACCGCGCTGCGCGGGCACATCGCGCGCATTCTGCACATGTCACCGGAAAGCATTGCACTCGACCGCTCGGTGCTCGACCTCGGTATGGACTCGCTGATGGGCATGGAGCTCGGGATGGCGGTCGAGGAATCGTTCGGCGTGAAGCTGTCGATCATGGCGATTGCCGAAGGCGCGACCGTGCATACGCTCGCGCTGCGTATCGTCGACATGATCGATAAAGACGGCGAAGGAGCGGAAGGAGGGTCGCGCGCGGCGGATGATGTGAACGAGGAAGTCGCGGCGCTGGCCGCGCGCCACGCGCTCGACGAGAGCGAGGTGCGTGCGTTTGTTGAGCGCAACAGAAACAACGATCAGGATCAACAGGGAGACGAGGCATGTCCGTCGACGCCGGCATTTGCGGAGTGAAGCTGCCTGCGGGTTGGCAGGCGAGCGAGGGCACGCTGGCGCGCACGCTTGAACTGTCGGGGCACGGCCTGCACACCGGGCGGCGCGTGAACGTGCGCATTCTGCCGGTCGAAGCAACTGCGACTGCTGGCGAGCGGCACGGTATCGTGTTTCGCCGTATGCGCGAAGGGCGGGAACTCGGCACGGTGGCTGCGAATCCGGCGCTGCGCCAGGGTCAGCCTCTCTGCACGATGCTGCGCGCGAATGATGGTCTCGGCGTGCGCACAGTCGAGCATCTGCTCGCTTCGCTGCTCGCTTGCGAGATCGATCACGCGGTCGTCGAACTCGACGCCGAAGAGGTGCCGATTCTCGATGGCAGCGCGCAGCCCTGGATTGACGCGATCAAGGCGTGCGGGCGCACCGCGCTCCCGCAGCCGAAGCGCTTCTTGCGCGTGCTCAAGGCAGTGAGTGTTGTTGACGGCGAGGGTGCGGCACGTCGCGAGATGCGCGTCGAGCCGGCCGATGACTACGCT belongs to Paraburkholderia flagellata and includes:
- a CDS encoding UDP-3-O-acyl N-acetylglycosamine deacetylase translates to MKLPAGWQASEGTLARTLELSGHGLHTGRRVNVRILPVEATATAGERHGIVFRRMREGRELGTVAANPALRQGQPLCTMLRANDGLGVRTVEHLLASLLACEIDHAVVELDAEEVPILDGSAQPWIDAIKACGRTALPQPKRFLRVLKAVSVVDGEGAARREMRVEPADDYAFSVHNNDLKGFGDMEWHGRMTPRAFAEEIASSRSYGQIKWAVPAIVVGYLRGVPILRGARTSCTASIVGKRVVGGLRQPDEFVRHRVLDLVGDLALAGAPLLAHVTARRPTHEMNYRLLAALLGTPGAYEWVEAYA